GTAACCTGTACAGTTTCGCTGTTTACGTTAATAACGCGCAGGTTTTCAATATTTGGAACGCGATAGCCGTTCAGCGTGTCGTTCGGCACCTCAAATACTGCTCCGGCATCTACCACAGCTTGTTTGTTCGGATCGTGCTGCGAGGCGGTTATGCTATAAACGGAGTTGTTTTCTGTCTCGGCAATACTCAGGATACGGAAAAGACGAGTAGAAACCTCCGTAGTGGAGATAGCAAATACAGTCCCGTCCCTTACCCATGCTGGCGTGGTTTTCAGTGTAACGACAGAACCAGACACTGTTGTGATTTCATACTTCGAGAACTTACCGTTGCTTCCCATAATGGACATAACATCGCCGGGAGATACCAGGCTGGAGAGATTCGCATCTACGGTGATTTTATTCCCTGAGTGCGAAAGGATTCGACCGCCAAGCCTTGCGCCAGCGTAATCATTATCCATGACCTCAATGATGTCGCCGGGTGTAAATGCGATCGCGTCTCGCGCCATCTGGAACGTCAGTCTGTTGCTCTCTCGTTTAGCGGTCTCAAGAATCCACTTACCCGCTCGCCATGCCTGGCCGCGTGACGTACACCCGAAGGCCTCGATAGTGGTTTCGTTGTAATTGCCTCTGGCGATCATCTCATCATCAGAAACGTATTCCTTCACCTGTTCCCAGCCGTTATCCGGGTCGGTCCAGGACACCACGACAGCGTTGTACTTCTCAGATCGCTTAACCGAGCTGCGACTGAACTTCCCGTCAACAACGTTAGCATTGGTTACGGTGGCGATAGGGTCTTGCGGGGCATCCAGCATAACTGTCAGCCGCATGCCGTCCCAAAGTGCAACCCCTCTGAACATCCCGGCAATTTTGTCGAGAATGTCGCGGGCGCTGGCCTGCTCAGTAATGTAGGCGTTCAGAGTCATTCGGGGCTCTTTCCCACCGTAGCCATCATCTACAAGCTGATCGCAATACTGAGAAAGGACATACAGCGCGCCGTCATCGACATCAATTGAACCCGCCCTGCGTGCCAGTCCGAACCGAGTATTCTTTGCCAGTTCACGGAAAAGCCATGCTGGGTTATTGGTCCATGCCTTCTTAAATCCCCCGAGCCATAAACCGGTATAGGTTCTGGTTATTGGGTTGTAATTATCCGGCACATCAACAATTAGCCCGCGCAGATGATAGGTGCGGCTTGGGGTGTCGGTGTACTGGTCGCGGTCGATTACAGCGCCAGCGATCGCCGAGAATGGGTAGGACAGGTTATCGTCGGTTATCTCAGTAAAGCTGTTCCAGATAGTGCCGTTAGTCAGCAGGTCACTCGTACTGTCAGGCGTTACGCGGCGTACACGGATATCGAATGGTTTAATGTCAGGCGCATCGATGACATGAGCCTCAAGATATTCACCCGAAATCTTGCCGTTAATCGTGACCGTTTTCTGCTGCACCCATCCTGCCGATGCAGTGCGGGTTTCAAGAACAAGCGTTACTGACGTGTTTTTCTGGTTTCCCTTTGTGTCCTGCTGAACAAGGCCGGTAACGCCAACGTTGAAGCGCACACGCGTCACATCCTGGTCTGTTATGGTTCGCACCAGAGGCGTTGCATACTTAACCTCTGTATTGACGATAGTGGTCGCCTCTATGGCAGAAAACCCATTTATTGGTGCCTGTGTCTCTGAACCAGGACGCCAGGCAGCACTCACCCCGTTGATGCTTACATTGCCGTTGGCATCTGTAATAGGCGTTTTGTTCAGCATGAAAGAGGAAAGGTGTACCTGGTCTACCGGACCGTAAATTGGCCCCTCACTGATGAGGTCCAGCACACGGTAAAACTGTTTTGATTTGAGGTTATCGTCGAGAAGTTTGGGGGTGCTGGCCTTGCCGCCGCCTGAGCTCATGAATTTACTCCATAAAAAAAGCCATCCTGAGATGGCTTATTCTTTATTTGCCGTGGCGCTCGGTGTACCCGGCCCCATGTTCGTTTAGCTGATTTATCTGCTCTTCCCGCCACTTAACCGCACGGAACATTGCTTCTTCAAGCGAGCCGCCTTTTGGATAAAATTGGCGACGGACTTGCTTACCATCAATATGGACATACGCCTCATAGAAGGGGAATTTGCCCTTATCCATAGCCAGCCTGACTCCAGTTAGACCAGAGTTATTATTCTTTTGCCTTCGACAATTTCGGGCATTTTTTGATGGTGTAACCAAACGGAGATTAGAAATCTTATTGTTTAGTGTGTTCCCATCCACATGATCGATAACAAGACCTTCGGAAACCTCACCATGATGCAGGAACCATACAATGCGATGAACGCTTTTATATCCACCATTAACTCTGGCTCGGTAATAGCTTCGCGGATATTTACCGGATATCTTATTTATTGTCCCGGCTTGATGACCGCATTTTGTGCGCCGTGATGGAGATATTTTCCATGTCAGGCAAGTGGGTGATGTTTCGTCATAAACAAATAAATCATGTAGACTTAACTCAGCCATGATGACCTCCGATTCAGGTTATTTGGTTAGAGCCGGAGTGATGTTCCACCATCATTTCCGGCTTGTTTATTTTACCACCTGTCACCCTATTGAAATATCCCAATCGACATTATTTGATGTGTCGATACCGAGGGATATTACGTTTGAGCCAACCACCATCTCTCCAAGAAGAAGAGGCACTGGCCTGCCCTGACCGACGCGGTTTTCAGCGCTGGTAAATGAGTTGTTTGTGATGGTGTTAGTTTCTGCCGCTTCAGCCGCGTTCTTAGTTTTCATGTTGCGTGACATGTAGATTGAGTATGCAACCGAGACAGCTGAAACAACCAGAGAAGCGATAAGCACGATTGTGCTAGTTTCTAGTCCAGAGCCCTCGATGATTGGCACAAAAAGCACGGTTGAGCCATCAGGAAGCTTCCTGTCCATGTGCAGGCGGATTGATTCTTCTGTCACATCTTCGCCAGCCATACGGATGCGTATGCGGGTTTTCAGGAAGTCCTTTTTGAACTCGGGGCTCTGTGCCAACAGAAGACGCAACCCTTGGGCAGGAGTCTCAACATTCATCTCGACCTGGCGGAAATGTCTTCGTAAATGCCCTGCAAATTTAAAGATGAGCACCTTTCGTGTCTCCAGATGGAATGAGTTTGCTTAATGAACGCGGGCCTGTAAGGCTCCCTGCGGCTGAGGTGACCAGCGCAGTCATGATGGAGAACCATATTTTCGTGCAGGAGGATCATGGCGTGGCATGGGTCAGCACCAGGGAAAGGCTGGCGAATAATTACGTCGCCGGGCTCAGCTTCCGACAGCTCCACCCGATGGAAATCATTGGCCTCCATATTTTTTAGATATAGGTTCTCTTCCCGAAGCCACCACCCCTGCGTCCTCTCAAAATCAGGCAGGTCTATACCGCAGAGATGGTACGCATCACGAAAAAGGGTGTAGCAATCCATCACCCCATGCTCGAACCGGCGGCCAAGCAAATGCGGTACTGCCCTGAACTTGAGCAACCGGCCATTAGATGCCA
This sequence is a window from Cronobacter sakazakii. Protein-coding genes within it:
- a CDS encoding C40 family peptidase — encoded protein: MQQCLDYAATSGEEVCGLIIDDSVFFPCSNSHPEPARHFRISDDDWLAAEERGDITAVFHSHPESFSVLSGADRHAQVLTDLPWWLASNGRLLKFRAVPHLLGRRFEHGVMDCYTLFRDAYHLCGIDLPDFERTQGWWLREENLYLKNMEANDFHRVELSEAEPGDVIIRQPFPGADPCHAMILLHENMVLHHDCAGHLSRREPYRPAFIKQTHSIWRHERCSSLNLQGIYEDISARSR
- a CDS encoding tail assembly protein, giving the protein MLIFKFAGHLRRHFRQVEMNVETPAQGLRLLLAQSPEFKKDFLKTRIRIRMAGEDVTEESIRLHMDRKLPDGSTVLFVPIIEGSGLETSTIVLIASLVVSAVSVAYSIYMSRNMKTKNAAEAAETNTITNNSFTSAENRVGQGRPVPLLLGEMVVGSNVISLGIDTSNNVDWDISIG
- a CDS encoding host specificity protein J; this encodes MSSGGGKASTPKLLDDNLKSKQFYRVLDLISEGPIYGPVDQVHLSSFMLNKTPITDANGNVSINGVSAAWRPGSETQAPINGFSAIEATTIVNTEVKYATPLVRTITDQDVTRVRFNVGVTGLVQQDTKGNQKNTSVTLVLETRTASAGWVQQKTVTINGKISGEYLEAHVIDAPDIKPFDIRVRRVTPDSTSDLLTNGTIWNSFTEITDDNLSYPFSAIAGAVIDRDQYTDTPSRTYHLRGLIVDVPDNYNPITRTYTGLWLGGFKKAWTNNPAWLFRELAKNTRFGLARRAGSIDVDDGALYVLSQYCDQLVDDGYGGKEPRMTLNAYITEQASARDILDKIAGMFRGVALWDGMRLTVMLDAPQDPIATVTNANVVDGKFSRSSVKRSEKYNAVVVSWTDPDNGWEQVKEYVSDDEMIARGNYNETTIEAFGCTSRGQAWRAGKWILETAKRESNRLTFQMARDAIAFTPGDIIEVMDNDYAGARLGGRILSHSGNKITVDANLSSLVSPGDVMSIMGSNGKFSKYEITTVSGSVVTLKTTPAWVRDGTVFAISTTEVSTRLFRILSIAETENNSVYSITASQHDPNKQAVVDAGAVFEVPNDTLNGYRVPNIENLRVINVNSETVQVTATWETATTTKKLVFELYVYNDSGKVVAQYQTEKFSYDFYGLNAGSYTLGVRGRNENGMKGAETQVSLVIGAPLAPTSVIWTPGIFSADIVPVMSVTATTDTTFEFWYSGENRITDPSLIEEQTQFLGRSSQWTLHNLKADTTYYMYVRTKNAFGVSPFVEASGQASADIPGMLDYIDDAIRNSGAFENLQNGIDTNIEGILENALANNSTVDHQWAQYGEVRADILIVKTTVADVDKSLAELTTQVQAQYAQTTAALNQKLTATVTDNGTAKAFYTLNLGIKRGDQLYNTGFAMGIEPDGAGSYKSTTVFAADQFGIYSGSDPGNYQAAFFVVNGQVFMRSTFIQDGSIDNAKIGNYIQSNNYVAGASGWLINKAGNAEFNAVTVRGTIIATEGRFSMSGPGNNVVIDGAGVTVNLANGGRIVLGSW
- a CDS encoding HNH endonuclease is translated as MAELSLHDLFVYDETSPTCLTWKISPSRRTKCGHQAGTINKISGKYPRSYYRARVNGGYKSVHRIVWFLHHGEVSEGLVIDHVDGNTLNNKISNLRLVTPSKNARNCRRQKNNNSGLTGVRLAMDKGKFPFYEAYVHIDGKQVRRQFYPKGGSLEEAMFRAVKWREEQINQLNEHGAGYTERHGK